The following coding sequences are from one Seonamhaeicola sp. ML3 window:
- a CDS encoding glycosyltransferase family 2 protein: MEYIYLFYQVTQFALLIWLGFCVLYLFVLAVAGLFFRQKNNIKNSRSLPKVALLIPAYKENEVILHTAKEALKQDYHKFDVVVIADSINDEVIFALKSLDITVVEVSFEKSTKAKALNFAMDKLGVNYDLAVVLDADNVMQEGALNAIANKYADGYNAIQAHRTAKNQETGFSMLDAISEEMNNHLFCKGTQAVGLTSRLIGSGMAFDYKMFKRLMKDVDAVGGFDKVLELELVDSGNSIHYLESAHVYDEKVSQSAVFSKQRTRWVSAQFYYLKKYFWGSIGKLLSGKVDYFLKSVQLFLPPRMLFPVMLFVLFAFALIIQDTMFSFIWGISLGLIIFSYSIAIPKKLWTKELLMAIISLPKAVGVMLLAMFKLKGANDKFIHTPHTMKETPINHNN, from the coding sequence ATGGAATATATATACCTTTTTTATCAAGTAACGCAATTTGCCTTATTAATCTGGTTGGGCTTTTGCGTATTATACTTATTTGTCCTGGCAGTTGCTGGATTGTTTTTTAGACAAAAAAATAATATTAAAAATAGTAGGTCTTTACCTAAAGTAGCACTGCTTATTCCTGCATATAAAGAAAATGAAGTTATTCTTCATACCGCAAAAGAGGCGTTAAAACAAGATTATCACAAATTTGATGTAGTTGTAATAGCTGACTCTATTAATGATGAGGTCATATTCGCATTAAAGTCATTAGATATTACTGTTGTTGAAGTGTCGTTTGAAAAAAGTACAAAGGCAAAAGCTCTAAATTTTGCCATGGATAAATTGGGTGTCAACTACGACTTAGCTGTTGTGCTTGATGCCGATAATGTTATGCAAGAAGGCGCTTTAAATGCCATAGCAAATAAATATGCCGATGGATATAATGCTATTCAGGCACACAGAACTGCAAAGAACCAGGAAACAGGCTTTTCAATGCTCGATGCTATTAGTGAAGAAATGAACAATCATCTTTTTTGTAAAGGTACTCAAGCTGTTGGTTTAACATCGAGATTGATTGGTTCGGGTATGGCCTTTGATTATAAAATGTTCAAAAGATTAATGAAAGATGTTGATGCGGTTGGTGGATTTGATAAGGTGCTTGAATTAGAATTAGTAGATTCCGGTAACTCAATACATTATTTAGAATCAGCACACGTTTATGATGAAAAAGTAAGCCAATCTGCTGTTTTTTCAAAGCAAAGAACACGATGGGTATCTGCACAGTTCTATTACCTTAAGAAATATTTTTGGGGTTCAATAGGAAAACTGTTGTCTGGAAAAGTCGATTATTTCTTAAAGTCAGTTCAACTGTTTTTACCTCCAAGAATGTTGTTTCCAGTAATGTTATTTGTGCTTTTCGCATTTGCATTAATTATTCAAGATACAATGTTCTCATTTATATGGGGCATCTCTCTTGGTCTGATTATATTTTCATATAGTATTGCTATTCCAAAAAAATTATGGACCAAAGAACTGCTTATGGCCATAATCTCTCTCCCAAAAGCAGTAGGTGTTATGTTGTTGGCTATGTTCAAATTGAAAGGCGCTAATGATAAATTTATTCATACACCGCACACAATGAAAGAAACCCCAATAAACCATAATAATTAA